CGCTACGGTCTGTCGGGTCGTCGCAGCTTCGCGGATGTGGCGGCAGCGGTGGCGGCGGCCGGTGACATCGCGCTCGGTCTGTTCCGTCCCGGTCTGGGCAGTGGGCAGCGGCTGCAGCTCAACCCGGATCGCAGCGTGGCGCTTGCTTTCGAGCCCGAGGACCGGATCGTGGTCCTCGGCAACGCCTGATTGCCGGCCCTGTTCAACCGCCGATCAGCGCAGGCGGTTGACCTGTTGCGGCGAGGCCGGTGATGCGCGGTTGCCCCAATTCGATCTCACATAGCTGGCGACCGCGGCGATCTGTTCGTCGCTCATCGACGGGCCGAACGGCGGCATCGAATGCGGATGCGGTTCGTCGTCCGTGGCGGCGGCGAATCCACCTTCGAGAATCACGCGCAGTACGTTGGTCGGATCGGTGTCGGTCACGGTCGGGTTGCCGGCCAGCGGTGGATAGCCGGGCGCCTTGCCGCGTCCGTCGCGGCCATGACAGGACGCGCAGTGCTCGGCATAGGCGCCGAGCCCGGCTTCGGGGTCGGACGGCGCGTTGGGGCCGGCCTTCGCGGTCGCGGGGGACACCGACTCATTCTGCGCCTCGGCGTTCTTGAGGTAGTAGGCGATCGCATGCAGATCCTCGTCGGTGAGAAATTGCAGGCTGCGGTGTATCACCTCGCGCATCGGTCCGGCGGCGATGGTGTGGTCCGGCGCCTGTCCGGTCTTGAGGAAGGTCTGCAACGCTTCGAGGCTCCAGCTTCCGATGCCGTAGTCCGGGTTGGAGGAGATGTTCGGCGCACGCCATTGCTCGACCACGCCGCCGCCCAGAGCCTCGTCGTTCTTCTCGGCACCGAGCAGATTGCGCGGTGAATGGCAGGCTTCGCAGTGGCCGAGCCCCTTGACCAGATAGGCGCCACGATTCCAGGTGTCGCTGTGCGCGCTGCTGGCCTCGAACGGATCGGGCCAGAAGAACAGCAGTCGCCAGCCCAGCATCAGCGGGCGCATCGAAAACGGCCATTGCAAATCGTGTTCCCGGCTCGGGACATCCAGCGGTTCCAGGGTATCCAGCCAGGCCTTGATCGCGTCGACATCCTCCGGCTTGACCAATGCGTAGCTGGTGAACGGGAAGGCGGGGTACAGGTACTTGTGGCCGGGCGCCACGCCGTCGAGCATGGCTTCGCGGAATTCCTCGGCAGTCCAGCCGCCGATGCCGTGTTCGGGATGCGGCGTGATATTGGGACCGAACATCGGACCGAACGGCGAGTCCAGCCGTACGCCGCCAGCGAAAGGCTGATCCACGTCCTGGGTGTGGCAGCCGGCGCAGTCGCCGACGATCGCCAGATAGCGCCCGCGCCGGACCTGCTCGGACGCGGTGTCGGGCATCGGGTAGTACAGGCCGCTTTGCTCGGTGGCGATGCCTTGGGCATTGGAATCCACGGCTTCGCGGGTATCCGGTTTCGGCAGGGGCAGCGCTTCGTCGGGCCTCGCTGTCACCGGCAGCGAGGCCAGATAGGCGGCCGCGGCGTGGATTTCCTGGTCGCTCATCGATGCGGCGATGGCGGCCATTCCGGAGGCGCCGAGGTCCGGTCGTTTGCCGGCTTTCCAGTCCTGCAGGGCTGCACTCAGGTAGGACTGATGCTGGCCGGCGATGGCTGGCGCGTGCTCGCGGCTGTCGCCGGCCAGCGTGGCGCCGTGGCATTCGATGCAAGCCGTCCCGTCCGCGGACTGCGGGGATTCCTGGACGAGCTTGCGCCCCAGTTCGAGCTGGGCCGCGTCACTGTTCACCGGCAGATCGAGTTTGGGCGGGGTCTGCCGGGCGAAGTATTGGGCGATCTCGCGCAGATAGTCGTCAGGCAGGTCGCTGACGATGCGGTTCATCAGCGCGTAGTCGCGCTCGCCGGTCTGGAAGGCTCGCAGCTGTCGATACAGGTAGGGCGCGGACTGACCGGCGAGGCGAGGGTAGTAGGGAAAGCGCGCGTCGCCGCCCTCACCCTGTTCGCCGTGGCAACTGGTGCAGGCGGCGATGCGTTGTGCAAAATCGCGCTCGGCACTCGAGTCGGCCGAGGCCTCACTCACGGAGACGCCCACCGCGAGCAAGGACACGGCGAGCCAGGGGACGGGACGCGTCATCGGCGGTTCCGGAATCGGTCGGAGATGAGGTCGAGCCTTGCAGGCGAGCGCTGAACTCGCACTTAAGTTTTCGGGGTCGGAATCGGGCCCGTACTTGATCCGGATCAAGCCTGGGTTCTGCGCGGATGTGCAAACTGGGCGGCCACTCAAAGTTCGCAGCAAGGAGACAGCATGGCCAGAATACTGATGCCCTATGACGGTTCACAATCGTCCAAGCGCGCCCTCGATCATGTGATCAGAAGCTATGCGGACGCCGCGGCGGTCGAGTTGGTGCTGATCAATGTGCAGGAGCCGCCGGTGATGTTCGGCGACTACCTCACGGCCTCCATGGTCGAGCAGATCGACAGCGGCCAACGCAGCTACGGGGACAGTCTGCTGCAGGAAGCCATCGCCCGTCTCAAGGAAGCCGGAATTCAGGTCCGAGCCGAAGTGATCGTGGGCAATATCGCGGACAGCATCGTTGCGCACGCGGTCGAGAAGCACTGCGACAGCATCGTCATGGGCACGCGTGGCATGGGCAGTTTCGGCAACCTGCTATTGGGTTCGGTGGCCTCGAAAGTGATCCACCAGGCGGACATGCCGGTGACCTTGGTCAAATAGCGGGGGCTTCGCCGGCACTGTTAGCATTCACGGCTTTCCGTATCCCGGAGCACCCGATGCGTCGTCGCCTGAATCTCATCCCGCCGTTGTGCGCGGGACTGTTGTCGCTGTTGCTGCTGAGCGCGTGCGAACGTCAGGCGTCCGCGCCCGCGCCGGTTGCGGAGTCCGCGCCGGAACCAGCGGATGGGCCGACACCGTCGGTCGACGTCCAGGCACGGCTCGATGCCTACGTTGAAGTCCCCCTGGAGGCCGATCTTTCGGGGCTCAGCGAGGCACAGCGACGCATGGTCGGCAAGCTGATCGAGGCGGCGCAGGCGATCGATCCGATCTTCTGGGAGCAGAGCTGGGGACAGCCGCAGTCGCTGCTGTCGCAGGTCTCCGGTGAGGCCCAGCGTGAATACGTGCAGATCAACTACGGTCCCTGGGACCGGCTCAATGGCGACGACCCCTTCATCGCCGGGATCGGTCCGCGTCCGGCCGGCGCGCGCTTCTATCCGGAGGACATGACACGCGAGGAATTCGAAGCGGCCACGCTCGCCGACAAATCGGGCCTGTATTCGCTGCTGCGCCGGGATGAGGACGGCAAACTCATGACCGTGCCCTATCACCAGGCCTATGCCGCACAGCTGGAGATCGCCGCGAACCATCTGCGCGAAGCGGCTGAACTGGCCGAAGACTCCGGGTTCCGGCACTACCTGGAGCTGCGCGCGGACGCCTTGCTCGATGATGACTACCAGCCCAGCGACTTCGCGTGGATGGACATGAAGTCCAATCCGGTCGACATCGTCATCGGCCCCATCGAAACCTACGAGGACCAGCTGTTCGGCTACAAGGCCGCATTCGAGTCCTATGTGCTGATCAAGGATGTGGAATGGAGCGCGCGCCTTGCGCGCTTCGCGAAGTATCTGCCGGAGTTGCAGCGCGAGCTGCCGGTGCCGGATCGGTACAAGGCCGAAACCCCGGGTTCGGACGCCGATCTGAATGCCTACTACGCCGTCTATTACGCGGGCGACGCCAATGTCGGCGCCAAGACCATCGCCATCAACCTGCCCAACGACGAGCAGGTGCAGCTGGAAAAGGGCACGCGCCGCCTGCAACTCGAAAACGTGATGCAGGCCAAGTTCGACAAGATCATGCTGCCGATCGCCGAAGTGCTGATTGCCGACGAGCAGCAGGACAATCTTTCGTTCGACGCCTTCTTCCAGAACACCATGTTCCACGAGGTGGCGCACGGACTCGGCATCAAGAACATGCTGGACGGGACGGCCACGGTGCGCAAGGCACTCAAGGAATACGCCTCGGCCTTCGAGGAAGGCAAGGCCGATGTACTGGGCCTTTACATGGTCACCAAGCTGGCGCAGAAAGGCGAGCTTGATGAGTCGCAGCTCATGGACAACTACGTGACCTTCCTCGCCGGCATCTTCCGCTCGGTACGTTTCGGCGCCAGTGACGCGCATGCCAAGGCGAACATGGTGCGCTTCAACTTCTTCAAGTCCGAAGGTGCGTTCACGCGCGATGAGGAAACCGGCCGCTACCGCGTGAATTTCGATCGCATGCAGCAGGCGATGAACGATCTGTCGGCGAAACTGCTGACGGTGCAGGGTGACGGCGACTACGCCGAGGCCGAACGCATGACGGCGCAGATGGGCGACATCGGCGAACCGCTGGCCTCCGATCTGAAGCGGCTGAGCGCGGCCGACATCCCGGTCGACATCCGCTTCCGTCAGGGGGCAGACGTGCTGGGGCTGCAGGCCGAGTGAAGCCCGTGGACGGTCTGCGTGCATTGCGCCGACAGGCCGTGGCGCCGCTGCGCCGTCGCATCCTCACGGTGCTGCGCGGCAGCCCGAGCGCGCGCTTGTCCATCGACTACTCACAGCCGGTCGGCGACCCCGGCCTGTTCGGGCCGGACAGCGTCACCTGGAAGATTCATTCGGATTTCCCCGCGATGATGGCCGGCGGAATCTGTGCGCTGATGTTGCAGACCCTGCACCCAACCGCGCTGGCCGGGGTCTGGGATCACTCGGATTTTCGTGAGGACGTGCTCGGGCGTCTGCGCCGAACCACGGCGTTTGTCGCGGGGACGACCTATGCGCCGACGGCCGGCGCGGAAGGTCTGATCGAACAGGTCCGGAACATACACCGGCGCGTGCGCGGCACGGCGCCCGACGGCAGCGCCTACGCGGCGGACGATCCCGAGCTGCTGAGCTGGGTCCATGTCACTGAGATGTGGAGCTTCCTCCAAGGCTATCGCCGGCACGTGGCGCCCAAGCTGGATCGCGCGCTGGCGGACCGCTATTTTGACGAGACGCGACGCATTGCCGAGGCTCTGGGCGCGCATGAAGTGCCCGGCAGCGTGGCGGCGGTGGATCAGTACTTCGAGGCCGTGCGCGGCCAGCTTGAATTCAGTGCGCGCTCGCGCGAGGTGCTGGCGGTGCTGAACCGAATCGAGCTGCCGATGCCCGGCGCCACGGCTGTGCGCGGCACCTTTCTCGGCGCCGGCGCGGCGCTGTTGCCGGACTGGGCGGCGCAGTTGCTAGGGCGTACTGCGCTGCGGCGCGCACGCGATCGTGCCGCACAGCGCGCCTTGCGGGCGGCCTCACCCGCGATTCGCCTGGCGCTGGCCGACGGCGCATCGGCCGCCGCCTGTCGCCGTGTCGGTCGCGACCGCTCGGCGCTGTCGTTCGGCTGAAGGCGCCGCTCAGAGATCCTCGCCGGCGCGGATCGCAGCATGTTCGCGTTCCAGCTCCTGGCGCAGGGCGCGACGCCGCCGGGCGGCGTCACACCAGCGCTTTTCGTCGGGAGTTTCCGGTTCATAGGGGGGCACGGCACAGGGCTGGCGTTCGTCGTCCAGCGCCACCATCGTGAAGTAGCAGCTATTGGTATGACGCACCGTGCGACTGCGCGTGTCCTCCGCGATCACCTTGATGCCCACTTCCATCGAACTGCGTCCGGTCAGGTTCACCGAGGCCATGAAGTTGACCAGCTCTCCCACATGGATCGGCTGTCGGAACGTCACCTGATCCACCGCCATCGTCACCACGTAGCTTCCGGCGTAGCGACTGGCGCAGGCATACGCGACCTCATCGAGCAGTTTCAGGATCGTGCCGCCGTGGACGTTGCCGGAGAAATTGGCCATGTCCGGCGTCATCAGTACGGTCATCGAAAGCTGGTGCAGCGGCAGGTTGAGCATGGCGTCGATCGGCTCGGGCTGTGAGCCATTGTGCCGCAAGCCCGCCCGCCCGCGCCTGCCGCTCAGCGGGCGTCACACAGCGTGCGGGCAAACCACTCCAGGCTGCGTGCGTGCGCCAGCGTCGCCGACGGATGGTGATAGGCGGAACGTGCCCAACAATTGAATCCATGGCCCGCCTCCGGGTAGACATAGACTTCGCCGGGCTTGTGCTCGAAGCTGCGCTTGATCTGGTCCACCACCTTCATCGGAATCGAAGGGTCTTTGCCGCCCAGCTGGAACACCACCGGGCACTCGATGCGTGGTGCCAGATTCAGGTAGTTTTCGGTGCCGGCGCCGTAGTAGCACACCGCAGCATCGATGTCGGTGGACGCCGCGGTCTGGTAGGCGATGCGGCCGCCGAAGCAGTAGCCGAAGGCGCCGACCTTGCCCTTCTGTTCCGGCCGCGCGCGTAGCGCCGCGAGTGTGGACGCGGCATCCAGACGAATCTGTTCGTCGGTCATTGCCGCCTTGAGTTGCTTGGCCTGCGCCAGGTCATCCGAGTCGTAGCCCAGTTCCACGCGTGGGGCTTCGCGCCAGAATACGTCCGGCGCCAGCACCACGAATCCGTCCATCGCGTATTGCTCGGCCACCTGGCGAATATGCTTGTTCACGCCAAACACTTCCTGGAACAGGATCAGGCCGGGTCCGTGACCCAACGGCGGCAGGGCCAGATAGGCGCCGTACTCGCCATCGTTGTTGCTGATGTTGATCCATTCGGTATGCATGCTTCGCCTCCGTTTTGATGTCGAGGGGGCCCCTATGATGCGCCGTGAGCGATGGAAGTTCGACCGTGCGGGAAGCAGCGCAAGCCCTGCGCCGACCAATGCAGAGAGCCGATTCCAGCGGCTGCCGTTGGCGTCGATCGGGTCGCGCCGCCACCCTCAGCTGGGCGAGAATCGCGTCCCCTCACGATTCAGGCCCTCCGTAATCATGAAGCCTTGTCGGCGTTCGGCCATCATTCTGAGTCTGTTCTGCTTGTCGTTAGGCTGGTCCGGCGCTTCGCCGGCGCAGTTGGACGCGCCGCCGGTGGATATGAGCGAGCGGGTGGCGGCTTGCTCGGCCTGCCACGGCGAGCAGGGGCGTGCCACAGCGGATGGTTTCTACCCGCGCATTGCCGGAAAGCCGGCTGGTTATCTCTACAACCAGCTGCTCAATTTCAAGCAGGGGCGGCGCTACAACCGCGTGATGATCCACCTGGTCGAGTATCTGCCGGACGATTACCTGCGCGAGATCGCAGTGTATTTCTCACAGCAGCATCCGCCGTATCCCGAGCCCGCGCCGGTGGATGGCGCAGCCGACTTCGTTGCGCACGGCCGCGATCTGGTCGAACGCGGCGACCCCGCGCGCGATGTGCCGGCCTGCACCGCCTGTCACGGCGAGACCCTGACCGGCGTAGCGCCGAACGTGCCGGGTCTGCTCGGCCTGCCACGCGACTATCTGGCGGCACAGCTGGGTGCCTGGCACAGCGGCGCCCGTCATGCGATGGCGCCGGACTGCATGGGCAGCATTGCCCGCCGCCTGGACGCGCAGGACATCGGTGCGGTCAGTGCCTGGCTGGCCAGCCAGCCGGTTCGGAACCAGGGCGTACCCGCAGCCGCGCCGCCCGGCGCGTGGCCGATCGATTGCGGAGGTGTGCAATGAGCGCCCTTGGACGGATCCTCGTGGTGGCGCTGTTGATGGTCGCCAGTGCCAGTGTTCGGGCTGAAACCGATCAAGTCGAGCGCGGACGCTATCTGGTACGTGCCGGCGACTGCATTGCCTGCCATACCCGCCGCGGTGGCCCCGAATATGCCGGCGGGCGCGCGGTGCCGACGCCGTTCGGCGAAATCTATTCGACCAATCTCACGCCCGATGAAGACACCGGGCTCGGCCGCTGGAGCGCAGACGAGTTCTGGTCGGCACTGCACGAAGGCAGGGGGCGGGATGGGCGACTGCTGTACCCGGCCTTCCCGTATACCAACTACACGTTGATCAGGCGTGAGGACTCGGACGCGATCTTTGCCTATTTGCGCACCTTGCCGGCGGTACGCGAGTCCAATCGGGCCGCGAACCTGCGCTTTCCATACAACACGCAGATCGCCCTTCGGGTCTGGCGCTGGCTGTACTTCGAGCCCGGCGAATTCGAGCCTGACCCGACCCGGAATGACAGCGAGAATCGTGGCGCCTATCTGGTCGAGGGGCTCGGTCATTGCGATGCCTGCCACAGTCCCCGCACGCGACTGGGCGCCACCGACCGCGCAGAACATCTCGCCGGTGCCATGATCCCGATGCTGGGCTGGTACGCGCCGTCGTTGCGATCAGGCAGGCATGAGCATGCCGAACGGGTGCGTGTGCTCGGCGAGGGCGCGAGCGAACGCGCGGTCGTGACAGGACCGATGTCGGAGGTCGTTTATCACAGCCTGCAGTACCTGCAGCCGTCTGACCTCGGCGCGATCATGGACTATCTGAACAGCCTGCCCCGGACCCGGCCGGCCGAGACGCCTGGCGCGCCTGCCGTGGGTGTTCGTGAACGGCAGGTACAACAGCGAGTGGGCGCCGACATCTATGCCCAGCATTGCGCGGACTGTCATGGCGAAGGCGGTGAAGGCCGCGCTACGGATTATCCGCCGCTGGCCGGCAACGTCGCGGTAACGGCGGACACCGCCGCCAACCCGATACGCACGGTACTGTTGGGCGGATTTGCGCCCGGCACGCGGGCCAATCCGCGGCCCTATGGCATGCCGCCGTTCGGGCAGGCGCTGACCGATGCCGAGATTGCCGCAGTGCTCAGCTATGTGCGCGGCAGCTGGGGGAACGCCTCATCTCCGGTCTCCACCGTGGAGGTGCGGCGTCAGCGCAGCGGATATTGACGTGAATCACGCGCAGCGTGATTCCGGCCCCCCTCGCCCGACTGCGGGAGCTGGGGGACCGCTCGCGACTGCGTGCGGCGGATGCGGGGAACGACCATGCCGCGGCAGATTCATTCTGCGGAGTGTGCTTGCGGCATGGCCGTCAGGCAGTCCCTACATCGCGCCCAGCTGATTCTTGACGTAGCGCGCCGCCGCAGCGGACATTGGCAGCTCGTGGCGCAGCAGCGCCCTGAGCTGTTCGACCAGCACCTCTGCGGGTTCGTCCTTGAGCAGATAGCCCTGCGCGCCGGCGCGCAGCGCCGGGCCGATATGCGCATCGTCGTCGTAGACGGTCACCACCGCGCTGCAGGCATCCGGAACGGTCCGGCGCAGCGCCTCCAGTACCTCGGTGCCCGAGCCGTCCGGCAGCCCCAGGTCCACGAGTGACAATTGCGGCTGGTGCTGGCGGATCAGATGAAGCGCCTCGGCCACGCTGCCCGCCGTTTCGATGTGGATGCCGGGAAAGGCGCTGGCGACAAGATTCGAGAGCCGAAGACGGGTCTCTTCATAGTCCTCGACGATCAGCGCGTACTCCATCACCAAAGTCTCCCTGGGTTGGTCCGGCCCTTGTCGACCTGTCAGATGCAGGATAGCGACGACGCGCGCCGGGGACGATCACCTGCCTAGGTGATTTGATTGCAACATCGGCATGGTGATACTGGGCGCGTTCGCGACGCTTGACCGTGCCCGTCAGCGTTGTGCCCCGTGAAGCAATCGAGGAGACAATTAGGTGAGAAGCCACGAAATCGACTACGAAGTCATCGGCGACGAATTGCAGCTTGTGGAGATCGAACTCGACCCCGGCGAAAAGGTGATCGCCGAGGCCGGAAACATGGCCTACATGGAAGCCGACATCAGTTTCGAGGCAAAGATGGGCGACGGTTCGAATCCCGACGCCGGATTTCTCGATGCCCTGTTTTCGGTCGGAAAGCGCGTGCTGACGCGCGAATCACTGTTTCTCACCCATTTCGAAAACCAGGGAGGTGTCAAGCGTCGTGTGGCTTTCGCCGCGCCGTATCCCGGCAAGATCCTGCCGCTGGACCTGTCGCAGTTCGGTGGGCGGGTGCTGTGCCAGAAGGATGCCTTCCTCTGCGCGGCGCTGGGCACCAAGGTCGGCATCGCCTTCAACCGCCGCATCGGCAGCGGCCTGTTCGGCGGCGAGGGCTTCATCCTGCAAAGCCTGGAGGGGGACGGCCGCGCCTTCCTGCATGCCGGCGGCACCGTCGTGCACAAGCGGCTCAACGGTGAAAAACTGCGTGTGGATACCGGCTGTCTGGTGGCTTTCGATTCGGGCATCGACTACAGCATCGAGCGTGCCGGCAGTCTCAAGTCGATGTTCTTTGGCGGCGAAGGCTTGTTCCTCGCGACTCTGCAAGGCACCGGCAACGTCTGGCTGCAATCCCTGCCGTTCTCGCGGCTGGCCGACCGCATCCTCGCCAACGCCCCGAGCGCCGGCGGCAAGGAGCGCGGGGAAGACCGCAATCCCTTGTCGAATCTGTTCCAGATGCTGAGCTAGTCGTAATTACCGATGCATCGTTGTCAGGCGACGAAGACCGATTGACTGCATACAATTCGTAATTACACTGTATGTATGATCGAGTTTCAGTGGAATTCGAACAAGGCGCGCAGCAACCCGACCAAGCATGGTGTTTCGTTCGAGGAAGCGCGGTCCGTATTCTTTGACGAGTACGCCAGACAGTTCTTCGATGATGGGCATTCCGGTGATGAGGAACGCTTCATCATGCTCGGACGCAGCGACCGGTTGCGTGTTCTGGTCGTGTGCCACTGCGAACGGGACCGTGGGAACACGGTTCGGATCATCTAAGCTCGAAAAGCGACAGCCGCAGAGCGGCGGCACTATCCAGGCCCGATGCTATGAAAAAGGAATACGATTTTTCCCAGATGAGGTCCCGAAAAAACCCGTATGCGTCGAAACTGAAAAAGCAGGTAACGATCCGCATGGGCGAGGACGTGGTCAGCTACTTCAAGAAGATGGCGGAGGAAACGGGCATTCCGTATCAAAGCCTGATCAACCTGTATCTCAGGGACTGCGTCGCCCATGATCGGAAACCTGATCTCAGTTGGCGGTAGGATCGACGTCGCTTGGGGCGAGCGCAGCGAACCCAAACGAAATCTGCTGCCCACTCACGCCGCACCAAGATCACCCTGCCCCAACTGCGGCAAAGCCGGGCCGACCTCGCGCCCCAGAAAATCCAGAAACGCCTGCACGGCCGGAATGTTGCGCCGCCGCGACACATAGGCGGCGTAGATCAGGTCATGCGCCGTGCTCCAGTCCGGCAACACACGAACCAGCTGCCCGGACCGTATGTCGTCCTGGCAGACCAGTTCGGGCAGTTGCACGATGCCCTGGCCGGCCAGCGCGGCACCGTGCAGCAGCATCATTTCATCGGTGACGAGTTGAGGCCGGTATTCGACATCGCGCTTGAGCCCGTCCTTGCGTGATAGTCGCCACACGTGGCGTCCATCCGGCGCACTCAGGCCGAGGCTGGGGTAGCGTTTCAGGTCTTCCGGTTCCGCCGGTTCGCCCAGCCGTGCCAGCAGTTCGGTGCTGGCCAGCAGCAGACGGCGCGCGATGCCCAATGGCTTGGCCACCAGGTCGCCGTCCTGCAAGGGCGGTACGCGCGCACGAATCGCTACATCGAAGCCTTCGGCCACCACGTCCACGCGCCGGTTGCTCGCCTCCAGCTCCACGCTGATCTTCGGATAGCTGTCCATGAACTGACGCAGCATCGCCGCGAGTTGACGCTGTGCCAGCATCACCGGACAGGCCACGCGAATACGGCCGCGCGGTTCGGCGATGCCGCGTTCGATCAGTTCCTGCGCGGCCTGCGCCTCGGTGACCATGGCGCGGCAGTGGTGCAGGAAATCCTCGCCGATCGCAGTGAGATGCAACTGCCGCGTGGTGCGCAGCAGCAGGCGGGCGCCAAGTCGTGCTTCCAGCTCCGAAATGCGTCGCGACAAGC
The sequence above is drawn from the Gammaproteobacteria bacterium genome and encodes:
- a CDS encoding universal stress protein; protein product: MARILMPYDGSQSSKRALDHVIRSYADAAAVELVLINVQEPPVMFGDYLTASMVEQIDSGQRSYGDSLLQEAIARLKEAGIQVRAEVIVGNIADSIVAHAVEKHCDSIVMGTRGMGSFGNLLLGSVASKVIHQADMPVTLVK
- a CDS encoding BrnT family toxin, with protein sequence MIEFQWNSNKARSNPTKHGVSFEEARSVFFDEYARQFFDDGHSGDEERFIMLGRSDRLRVLVVCHCERDRGNTVRII
- a CDS encoding oxygenase MpaB family protein; this encodes MRALRRQAVAPLRRRILTVLRGSPSARLSIDYSQPVGDPGLFGPDSVTWKIHSDFPAMMAGGICALMLQTLHPTALAGVWDHSDFREDVLGRLRRTTAFVAGTTYAPTAGAEGLIEQVRNIHRRVRGTAPDGSAYAADDPELLSWVHVTEMWSFLQGYRRHVAPKLDRALADRYFDETRRIAEALGAHEVPGSVAAVDQYFEAVRGQLEFSARSREVLAVLNRIELPMPGATAVRGTFLGAGAALLPDWAAQLLGRTALRRARDRAAQRALRAASPAIRLALADGASAAACRRVGRDRSALSFG
- a CDS encoding acyl-CoA thioesterase — encoded protein: MLNLPLHQLSMTVLMTPDMANFSGNVHGGTILKLLDEVAYACASRYAGSYVVTMAVDQVTFRQPIHVGELVNFMASVNLTGRSSMEVGIKVIAEDTRSRTVRHTNSCYFTMVALDDERQPCAVPPYEPETPDEKRWCDAARRRRALRQELEREHAAIRAGEDL
- a CDS encoding BrnA antitoxin family protein, with the translated sequence MKKEYDFSQMRSRKNPYASKLKKQVTIRMGEDVVSYFKKMAEETGIPYQSLINLYLRDCVAHDRKPDLSWR
- a CDS encoding cytochrome c; this translates as MSALGRILVVALLMVASASVRAETDQVERGRYLVRAGDCIACHTRRGGPEYAGGRAVPTPFGEIYSTNLTPDEDTGLGRWSADEFWSALHEGRGRDGRLLYPAFPYTNYTLIRREDSDAIFAYLRTLPAVRESNRAANLRFPYNTQIALRVWRWLYFEPGEFEPDPTRNDSENRGAYLVEGLGHCDACHSPRTRLGATDRAEHLAGAMIPMLGWYAPSLRSGRHEHAERVRVLGEGASERAVVTGPMSEVVYHSLQYLQPSDLGAIMDYLNSLPRTRPAETPGAPAVGVRERQVQQRVGADIYAQHCADCHGEGGEGRATDYPPLAGNVAVTADTAANPIRTVLLGGFAPGTRANPRPYGMPPFGQALTDAEIAAVLSYVRGSWGNASSPVSTVEVRRQRSGY
- a CDS encoding response regulator transcription factor, with product MEYALIVEDYEETRLRLSNLVASAFPGIHIETAGSVAEALHLIRQHQPQLSLVDLGLPDGSGTEVLEALRRTVPDACSAVVTVYDDDAHIGPALRAGAQGYLLKDEPAEVLVEQLRALLRHELPMSAAAARYVKNQLGAM
- a CDS encoding c-type cytochrome — encoded protein: MKPCRRSAIILSLFCLSLGWSGASPAQLDAPPVDMSERVAACSACHGEQGRATADGFYPRIAGKPAGYLYNQLLNFKQGRRYNRVMIHLVEYLPDDYLREIAVYFSQQHPPYPEPAPVDGAADFVAHGRDLVERGDPARDVPACTACHGETLTGVAPNVPGLLGLPRDYLAAQLGAWHSGARHAMAPDCMGSIARRLDAQDIGAVSAWLASQPVRNQGVPAAAPPGAWPIDCGGVQ
- a CDS encoding c-type cytochrome; this translates as MTRPVPWLAVSLLAVGVSVSEASADSSAERDFAQRIAACTSCHGEQGEGGDARFPYYPRLAGQSAPYLYRQLRAFQTGERDYALMNRIVSDLPDDYLREIAQYFARQTPPKLDLPVNSDAAQLELGRKLVQESPQSADGTACIECHGATLAGDSREHAPAIAGQHQSYLSAALQDWKAGKRPDLGASGMAAIAASMSDQEIHAAAAYLASLPVTARPDEALPLPKPDTREAVDSNAQGIATEQSGLYYPMPDTASEQVRRGRYLAIVGDCAGCHTQDVDQPFAGGVRLDSPFGPMFGPNITPHPEHGIGGWTAEEFREAMLDGVAPGHKYLYPAFPFTSYALVKPEDVDAIKAWLDTLEPLDVPSREHDLQWPFSMRPLMLGWRLLFFWPDPFEASSAHSDTWNRGAYLVKGLGHCEACHSPRNLLGAEKNDEALGGGVVEQWRAPNISSNPDYGIGSWSLEALQTFLKTGQAPDHTIAAGPMREVIHRSLQFLTDEDLHAIAYYLKNAEAQNESVSPATAKAGPNAPSDPEAGLGAYAEHCASCHGRDGRGKAPGYPPLAGNPTVTDTDPTNVLRVILEGGFAAATDDEPHPHSMPPFGPSMSDEQIAAVASYVRSNWGNRASPASPQQVNRLR
- a CDS encoding dienelactone hydrolase family protein, translating into MHTEWINISNNDGEYGAYLALPPLGHGPGLILFQEVFGVNKHIRQVAEQYAMDGFVVLAPDVFWREAPRVELGYDSDDLAQAKQLKAAMTDEQIRLDAASTLAALRARPEQKGKVGAFGYCFGGRIAYQTAASTDIDAAVCYYGAGTENYLNLAPRIECPVVFQLGGKDPSIPMKVVDQIKRSFEHKPGEVYVYPEAGHGFNCWARSAYHHPSATLAHARSLEWFARTLCDAR
- a CDS encoding TIGR00266 family protein, whose amino-acid sequence is MRSHEIDYEVIGDELQLVEIELDPGEKVIAEAGNMAYMEADISFEAKMGDGSNPDAGFLDALFSVGKRVLTRESLFLTHFENQGGVKRRVAFAAPYPGKILPLDLSQFGGRVLCQKDAFLCAALGTKVGIAFNRRIGSGLFGGEGFILQSLEGDGRAFLHAGGTVVHKRLNGEKLRVDTGCLVAFDSGIDYSIERAGSLKSMFFGGEGLFLATLQGTGNVWLQSLPFSRLADRILANAPSAGGKERGEDRNPLSNLFQMLS
- a CDS encoding Zn-dependent hydrolase, producing the protein MRRRLNLIPPLCAGLLSLLLLSACERQASAPAPVAESAPEPADGPTPSVDVQARLDAYVEVPLEADLSGLSEAQRRMVGKLIEAAQAIDPIFWEQSWGQPQSLLSQVSGEAQREYVQINYGPWDRLNGDDPFIAGIGPRPAGARFYPEDMTREEFEAATLADKSGLYSLLRRDEDGKLMTVPYHQAYAAQLEIAANHLREAAELAEDSGFRHYLELRADALLDDDYQPSDFAWMDMKSNPVDIVIGPIETYEDQLFGYKAAFESYVLIKDVEWSARLARFAKYLPELQRELPVPDRYKAETPGSDADLNAYYAVYYAGDANVGAKTIAINLPNDEQVQLEKGTRRLQLENVMQAKFDKIMLPIAEVLIADEQQDNLSFDAFFQNTMFHEVAHGLGIKNMLDGTATVRKALKEYASAFEEGKADVLGLYMVTKLAQKGELDESQLMDNYVTFLAGIFRSVRFGASDAHAKANMVRFNFFKSEGAFTRDEETGRYRVNFDRMQQAMNDLSAKLLTVQGDGDYAEAERMTAQMGDIGEPLASDLKRLSAADIPVDIRFRQGADVLGLQAE